A single genomic interval of Koleobacter methoxysyntrophicus harbors:
- a CDS encoding sugar phosphate nucleotidyltransferase, producing the protein MKGVIMAGGEGTRLRPLTCDLPKPMMPLMNKPIMEHIIELLKKHGITKVCATLQYLPDIIKEHFGDGSEFGVDLRYYIEETPLGTAGSVKNAQGFLDETFVVISGDVLCDIDLTEAIGFHREKGAIATLVLTRQDIPLEYGVVVTNEEGRIIRFLEKPSWAEVFSDTINTGIYILEPEVLNYFEKGQIFDFSKNLFPLLLKQNQPLYGFISKCYWCDIGNPEQYLQAHRDILDKKVMGSFWDGNREKGIWFGENIVYGENCKIVPPAVLGNNIRIGNNVTIEPYTVIGDNTIIEDNSSIKRSIIWKNSFIGRNTKIRGGIICDKTVIKDNVSVFENAIIGAETIVEARATLKPGVKVWPNKTIDEAHIVSSNLIWGTKSSKYMFGEKGISGRVNIDITPESAAKLGASLGCQLTKGAKLAVSSSNSPLTEMIKMALTSGILSTGHQILDLGKALLPVLKRAVRYYKLSSGVHLREREDGKILIEFLDSKGANIDKGMQRKIQHAFNRDDFQRCVEGEIKRVINIPDFTENYIAQVIEKFDVDSIKSRGLTVGFSAASSEERKVLPKFLNKLGVTPVKSNNKTEECDLVVIMENYGESVKLGFNEIFTDDNCNQLINSIISFNSRTCDSITLPLHSPRIIEEIARQHNTKVEWAKISSYDPFDPFEYIGRVIEYICVNKISFKELLNELPEYFWTYKTVYCPWEAKGKVIRHLMEAKNPNITIETIEGVKFHHKEGCVLILPDAEKPLCKIYGEGYTQEFAENITEELIERVKGIRDE; encoded by the coding sequence TTGAAAGGAGTAATAATGGCGGGTGGTGAAGGTACCCGTCTTAGACCGTTAACATGTGACCTTCCGAAACCAATGATGCCGCTTATGAATAAACCTATAATGGAACATATAATAGAACTGCTTAAAAAACACGGAATTACAAAGGTATGCGCTACCCTTCAATATCTCCCTGATATAATCAAAGAACACTTTGGAGATGGCTCTGAATTCGGGGTTGATCTAAGATACTACATTGAGGAAACTCCCCTGGGAACAGCGGGAAGTGTAAAAAATGCCCAGGGTTTTCTAGATGAAACCTTTGTGGTAATTAGCGGTGATGTCCTCTGTGATATAGACCTTACGGAAGCTATCGGGTTTCACAGGGAAAAGGGCGCCATTGCTACTCTGGTACTGACGCGACAGGATATACCCTTGGAATACGGGGTTGTAGTAACAAATGAAGAGGGTAGAATAATTAGGTTTCTGGAAAAGCCCAGCTGGGCAGAGGTCTTCAGTGATACAATTAATACAGGAATATATATTCTGGAACCGGAAGTCTTGAATTATTTTGAGAAGGGTCAGATCTTCGATTTCAGCAAAAACCTATTTCCCCTTCTTTTAAAACAAAATCAACCCCTTTATGGATTCATCTCTAAGTGTTACTGGTGTGATATCGGGAATCCGGAACAGTACCTGCAGGCTCACAGAGATATTTTAGATAAAAAGGTAATGGGAAGTTTTTGGGATGGAAATCGGGAAAAAGGTATATGGTTTGGTGAGAATATCGTATACGGTGAAAACTGCAAAATAGTTCCTCCCGCGGTTTTGGGCAACAATATAAGAATCGGTAATAATGTCACTATTGAACCATATACCGTTATCGGTGATAACACCATAATAGAAGACAATTCGTCCATAAAAAGGAGTATAATATGGAAAAACAGCTTTATCGGAAGGAATACTAAAATTAGGGGCGGGATTATCTGTGATAAAACTGTAATAAAGGACAATGTTTCAGTATTTGAAAATGCCATTATAGGGGCAGAAACGATTGTCGAAGCAAGGGCAACATTAAAACCCGGGGTCAAGGTATGGCCCAATAAAACAATAGATGAAGCACACATTGTTTCCTCAAACCTTATATGGGGAACTAAGTCCTCTAAATATATGTTCGGTGAAAAAGGAATCTCCGGAAGAGTCAATATAGATATAACCCCCGAATCGGCAGCAAAATTAGGGGCATCACTGGGCTGTCAGCTGACTAAAGGAGCCAAACTTGCCGTCAGCAGCAGTAATTCACCTTTGACAGAAATGATAAAAATGGCCTTAACATCAGGTATTCTATCGACGGGCCACCAAATACTAGACCTGGGTAAAGCCCTTTTACCTGTATTAAAGAGGGCTGTCCGTTACTATAAATTATCTAGTGGTGTACATCTAAGGGAAAGGGAAGATGGCAAAATATTAATAGAATTTCTGGACTCTAAAGGAGCAAATATCGATAAGGGAATGCAGAGGAAAATTCAACACGCCTTTAACAGGGATGATTTCCAGAGATGTGTTGAAGGGGAAATAAAAAGGGTAATAAATATTCCCGATTTCACCGAAAATTATATTGCACAGGTAATAGAAAAATTCGATGTAGATTCTATTAAAAGCAGGGGCTTGACCGTTGGTTTTTCAGCAGCTTCTTCTGAAGAAAGAAAGGTATTACCAAAATTTTTAAATAAGCTTGGGGTTACCCCAGTAAAATCAAATAATAAAACAGAAGAATGTGACCTTGTTGTAATTATGGAGAATTATGGTGAAAGTGTAAAATTGGGGTTCAATGAAATTTTTACGGATGATAATTGCAATCAATTAATTAATTCTATTATCTCCTTTAACAGCCGGACCTGTGATTCTATCACCCTTCCCCTCCATTCCCCAAGAATTATAGAAGAGATTGCCAGACAGCATAACACTAAAGTTGAATGGGCAAAAATCTCTTCTTATGATCCCTTCGATCCCTTTGAATATATAGGCAGGGTAATAGAATATATATGTGTCAATAAAATTAGTTTTAAGGAACTCCTTAATGAATTGCCCGAATACTTTTGGACATATAAGACCGTTTACTGCCCGTGGGAAGCAAAGGGAAAAGTTATACGGCACCTTATGGAGGCCAAAAACCCTAATATTACAATCGAAACAATAGAAGGAGTTAAATTCCATCATAAGGAAGGATGTGTTCTTATCCTCCCTGATGCGGAAAAACCCCTTTGTAAAATCTATGGTGAAGGCTATACCCAGGAATTTGCAGAAAATATTACGGAAGAACTGATTGAAAGGGTTAAGGGTATAAGGGACGAGTAA
- the murB gene encoding UDP-N-acetylmuramate dehydrogenase has product MHDKNSLYKAIIEKIPAEKVKIDEPMKNHTSFRIGGPADILVIPSSTEELKAVLQICMKNEIVPYIIGNGTNLLVLDNGIRGVVIKISSNFNYVEFKGSKVITHAGVLLSALSRLAMEQSLTGLEFAGGIPGTVGGAVCMNAGAYGGEMKDIVTRVEVMDLHGNINVLTNEEMNFGYRRSILQDGNLIATKVELQLKEGNYKEIQDRMNVLNFLRKKKQPLFVPSAGSTFKRPNGYYAGELIEKAGLKGLRIRDAQVSELHAGFIVNVGNATARDVLELISEIQRRIKEKYGVELVPEVKILGEE; this is encoded by the coding sequence ATGCATGATAAGAACTCTCTATATAAAGCTATAATCGAAAAAATTCCTGCTGAAAAAGTAAAAATCGATGAACCCATGAAAAACCATACCTCTTTTCGAATTGGGGGGCCTGCAGATATCCTTGTAATACCGAGCAGCACAGAAGAGCTTAAAGCTGTACTGCAAATATGCATGAAGAATGAGATAGTTCCGTATATAATCGGGAATGGAACTAATCTGCTGGTATTAGATAACGGTATAAGGGGTGTAGTTATAAAAATCAGCAGCAATTTCAATTATGTGGAATTTAAAGGCAGCAAAGTGATTACCCATGCCGGTGTGCTCCTTTCCGCCCTTTCCCGTTTGGCAATGGAACAAAGCCTTACGGGTCTTGAGTTTGCCGGGGGCATCCCCGGGACCGTAGGTGGAGCTGTATGCATGAATGCCGGGGCCTATGGTGGGGAAATGAAGGATATTGTTACACGGGTGGAAGTGATGGACCTTCATGGGAATATCAACGTATTAACCAATGAAGAGATGAATTTTGGGTATAGAAGAAGTATCTTGCAAGATGGAAATCTGATTGCTACTAAGGTTGAACTCCAGCTCAAAGAAGGAAATTACAAGGAAATACAGGATAGGATGAATGTACTGAATTTCTTAAGGAAGAAAAAACAGCCTTTGTTTGTCCCTAGTGCTGGCAGTACATTCAAAAGACCCAATGGGTACTATGCAGGTGAACTCATTGAAAAAGCGGGCTTAAAAGGATTAAGAATTAGAGATGCTCAGGTTTCAGAACTTCATGCAGGATTTATAGTTAATGTAGGTAATGCTACTGCAAGGGATGTGCTGGAGTTAATAAGTGAAATACAAAGGAGAATAAAAGAAAAATACGGAGTTGAGTTAGTACCGGAAGTTAAAATTTTAGGAGAAGAATAA
- a CDS encoding zinc ribbon domain-containing protein translates to MSIEDRFKEKFKCSKCNHTGARTQKLSMTGTGLSKLFDIQMHKYLFVSCENCGYTEVFDLKILEGKSGIDAMDILDLFFGG, encoded by the coding sequence TTGAGTATAGAAGATAGGTTTAAAGAAAAATTTAAGTGTTCAAAATGCAATCATACAGGTGCCAGGACCCAAAAATTATCCATGACAGGAACGGGTCTGTCAAAATTATTTGATATTCAAATGCATAAGTATTTATTTGTTTCATGTGAAAACTGTGGTTATACAGAAGTATTCGATCTGAAAATCCTTGAGGGTAAATCGGGAATAGATGCTATGGATATCCTCGATTTATTCTTTGGAGGTTAA
- a CDS encoding sugar ABC transporter substrate-binding protein has translation MLTRKAMAIFLVIMIVFSLYITSCNNKNGVGQQREDTEKREWQGIITIWDFPRWPDEKGNRFHWIQEKIKEFEKENPGIFIELRKLDWENGVFELNAALSSQTYPDIVPNALNYIYVQQGYVEPVEEYFSKEELRDFYKSALDALTYDKRIWGFPVFMTTYAMFLNLDIFRERNVEPPQDGIWTWDEFVTKLKKLTFDRDGDGKTDVYGFHSFIKEGYYNLWGIITSDGALPFSDDLTQFTLHYPEGVSGLEKLVDLVNKHKVTPPEFGKDGPNEAWGAFAENKKIAVYPAGSWAVKVLADKQKEGKGFNFGIAGYPVGKLGMPNIIHPCVGGYMLLKQENEKKREACVKFLKRITSPEEQKRFKDYGVFPARKSAGNLYIDNPYFTRIQEMLGFTTPVPNHPLWHKIEPILQREIRKAVLGEKAAKQALEDAKVEIEMLLE, from the coding sequence ATGCTTACCAGGAAAGCAATGGCTATATTCCTTGTTATAATGATAGTATTTTCCCTTTATATAACATCTTGTAATAATAAAAACGGAGTTGGGCAGCAACGAGAGGATACAGAAAAAAGGGAATGGCAGGGTATCATAACAATATGGGATTTTCCCAGATGGCCGGATGAAAAAGGAAACAGGTTCCACTGGATCCAGGAAAAAATAAAGGAATTTGAAAAGGAAAATCCGGGGATTTTTATAGAATTAAGGAAACTTGATTGGGAAAATGGGGTTTTTGAATTGAATGCCGCTCTTTCCAGTCAAACATATCCCGATATTGTCCCCAATGCGTTAAATTACATTTATGTTCAGCAAGGTTATGTAGAACCCGTAGAAGAGTATTTTTCTAAAGAAGAACTCAGAGATTTTTATAAAAGTGCTCTCGATGCTTTGACCTATGATAAACGCATTTGGGGCTTTCCTGTGTTTATGACAACATATGCAATGTTCTTAAATTTAGATATTTTTAGAGAAAGAAATGTAGAACCTCCTCAGGACGGGATATGGACCTGGGATGAATTTGTAACTAAACTGAAAAAATTGACCTTTGATAGGGATGGGGATGGCAAAACAGATGTTTATGGATTTCATTCTTTTATTAAAGAAGGATATTATAATCTCTGGGGAATAATAACCAGTGATGGGGCTTTACCCTTTAGTGATGACTTAACGCAATTTACCTTACACTATCCTGAAGGAGTTTCAGGCCTGGAAAAACTGGTCGATTTAGTAAACAAGCATAAGGTTACTCCACCCGAATTCGGTAAAGATGGTCCTAATGAGGCCTGGGGGGCCTTTGCAGAAAACAAAAAAATAGCTGTATATCCTGCAGGCTCATGGGCCGTAAAAGTCCTTGCAGATAAGCAAAAAGAGGGGAAAGGATTTAATTTTGGTATAGCAGGATATCCGGTAGGGAAACTGGGAATGCCCAATATAATCCATCCGTGCGTAGGGGGGTATATGCTCCTTAAACAGGAAAATGAAAAGAAAAGGGAGGCTTGCGTAAAATTCCTAAAAAGAATAACTTCCCCAGAGGAACAAAAAAGGTTTAAGGATTATGGTGTATTCCCTGCCAGAAAATCAGCCGGCAATTTATATATTGATAATCCTTATTTCACAAGGATACAGGAAATGTTAGGTTTTACAACCCCTGTTCCCAATCATCCGTTATGGCATAAAATCGAACCCATTCTGCAAAGGGAAATAAGGAAAGCGGTATTGGGAGAAAAGGCAGCAAAACAGGCCCTGGAAGACGCCAAGGTCGAAATTGAAATGCTTTTGGAGTGA
- a CDS encoding DMT family transporter: MTAILFTLLCIIWSSTWMAIKIGLNYFPPIMFAGIRFVIATLFLYALLKLQKRLLCLNWDKIFPAVVFGSLNGIAYGLIFWGEQYIPSSMASILNSVLPFFSAIFAYFLVGEPLNPPKIAGLLIGFSGILLIFSENIGQFSFENLAAKLAMIAASAVYAFAGAHTKRYKVDLHPLQVVTVQMASSAIVLLLVGLPLEYNAVMTFSLTGIITLLYLGIFGSAIAFLLYYNLILRMEVSKLAYTNFITPPVAIMMGSVFLNETVNTKALGGLVVIFLGLFIINYRNLVSYKPKKRIQSSV, translated from the coding sequence ATGACCGCAATTTTGTTTACGCTGTTGTGTATTATATGGAGTTCAACCTGGATGGCGATTAAAATAGGTCTTAATTATTTTCCACCTATAATGTTTGCAGGTATCCGGTTTGTTATTGCAACCCTTTTTCTCTACGCCTTGCTTAAACTTCAAAAAAGGTTATTATGTCTAAATTGGGATAAGATATTTCCTGCAGTAGTATTTGGAAGCTTAAATGGAATAGCATACGGGTTAATCTTCTGGGGGGAGCAGTATATACCTTCAAGTATGGCGTCAATTTTAAATTCCGTACTTCCTTTTTTTAGTGCAATTTTTGCCTATTTCCTTGTAGGAGAACCTCTGAATCCACCCAAAATAGCAGGGCTTTTAATCGGTTTTTCAGGTATATTACTTATTTTCAGCGAGAATATCGGGCAGTTTTCTTTTGAAAATCTTGCTGCAAAACTTGCTATGATAGCTGCTTCAGCGGTATACGCCTTTGCCGGTGCCCATACTAAAAGATACAAGGTAGACCTGCACCCCTTGCAGGTTGTTACGGTTCAAATGGCATCAAGTGCTATAGTGCTTTTGTTAGTGGGGCTTCCCCTGGAGTATAATGCTGTGATGACCTTTTCCTTAACCGGTATAATAACCTTGCTTTATCTGGGTATATTTGGCTCGGCTATTGCTTTTTTACTATACTATAACCTCATCCTGAGAATGGAGGTTTCGAAGCTGGCATATACTAATTTTATCACTCCACCTGTTGCTATAATGATGGGTTCTGTTTTTTTAAACGAAACGGTTAATACAAAGGCATTAGGGGGTCTTGTAGTAATTTTCCTTGGGCTTTTCATTATAAATTACCGTAATCTCGTTAGTTATAAACCTAAAAAGAGGATTCAGTCCTCTGTATAA
- a CDS encoding glycosyltransferase family 4 protein, producing MRVLMLTWEYPPRIIGGLSRHVHSLSRSLAKKNIEVHVLTCADPSAPFFEINDNVYVHRVKPFDLPGENFLLWVNHFNMAMIEYAIKLFKKGVFDIIHSHDWITAFAGRVLKHGTHIPLIATIHATESGRNQGIHNETQFYISSIEWWLTYEAWRVICCSKYMMEELKFLFNLPSDKIRVIPNGIHPESLNNLDLTFNRRDYASDNEHIVFFIGRHVEEKGIQTLIRAIPKVTASYPNVKFVIAGTGPRYEYLKDLVCQLGINNNVIFTGFIEDKKRNSFFKNSEIAVFPSIYEPFGIVALEAMACKVPVIVGDTGGFREIVRHNLDGIRVSPGNEEDLANAILSLLSDPLKAEQIKNKGYRRAIEDFSWDRVAENTIYVYNEVLSEYKNSSWKDEKTAGNPVY from the coding sequence TTGAGGGTTTTAATGCTGACTTGGGAATATCCTCCCAGGATTATAGGGGGATTGAGCAGACACGTCCATAGTCTGTCCCGCTCTTTGGCTAAAAAAAACATAGAAGTTCATGTACTCACATGTGCTGATCCTTCAGCCCCTTTTTTTGAAATAAATGATAATGTTTATGTGCACAGGGTTAAACCCTTTGATCTGCCCGGGGAAAACTTCCTTCTCTGGGTAAATCATTTTAATATGGCAATGATCGAATATGCCATCAAACTATTTAAAAAAGGGGTTTTCGATATTATTCATTCCCATGATTGGATTACCGCTTTTGCAGGCCGGGTATTAAAACACGGTACTCACATTCCTTTAATCGCAACCATTCATGCCACAGAATCAGGAAGAAATCAGGGTATTCATAATGAAACCCAGTTCTATATAAGTAGTATTGAATGGTGGCTAACTTATGAGGCATGGAGGGTAATATGTTGCAGTAAATATATGATGGAAGAACTAAAATTTTTGTTTAATTTACCCTCTGACAAAATAAGGGTTATTCCAAACGGAATTCATCCTGAAAGCCTTAACAATCTTGATTTAACTTTTAATAGAAGGGATTATGCATCCGATAATGAACATATCGTTTTTTTTATAGGCAGGCACGTGGAAGAAAAAGGCATCCAAACCCTTATAAGGGCAATCCCTAAAGTTACTGCCAGTTACCCAAATGTAAAATTCGTAATTGCCGGTACAGGCCCGAGGTACGAATACCTAAAAGACCTTGTCTGCCAATTGGGAATTAACAATAATGTGATCTTTACCGGTTTTATAGAAGATAAGAAAAGAAACAGTTTTTTTAAAAATTCTGAAATTGCAGTTTTCCCTAGCATATACGAACCTTTTGGTATTGTTGCACTGGAAGCTATGGCATGTAAAGTGCCGGTAATTGTCGGAGATACCGGTGGATTTAGAGAAATCGTTAGGCATAATTTAGACGGTATAAGGGTTTCACCCGGAAATGAAGAGGATCTGGCAAATGCAATACTAAGCCTCCTGTCCGATCCATTAAAAGCTGAACAAATAAAGAATAAGGGATATAGACGGGCTATTGAAGATTTTTCCTGGGACAGGGTTGCAGAAAATACAATATATGTTTACAATGAGGTTCTCTCCGAGTACAAAAATTCCTCATGGAAGGATGAAAAAACAGCCGGAAATCCGGTATATTAA
- a CDS encoding RtcB family protein — translation MIRLTKIGKNKFLLPKTGNMRVDAVVYLSEKLFRDFQEGEALEQLKNAATLPGVYGVVIGMPDIHSGFGLPIGGVMATRVEDGVISAGGVGMDINCGVRLLSTSIPADELDKRFLRKLMDAIEDRIPTGIGKGSRHGNLYKSHFKEIVQRGAIKLIEMGYGREEDLECIEENGCLDGADIAAVSDEAVSRGNQLATLGGGNHFIDLGVVEDIYNEKLAEVFGLKKGTLSIMIHTGSRGFGHQICTDYTRIMVNTAPRYGIDLPDKGLACVPISSAEGRQYYKAMCCGVNFAFANRQLITYDVREAFREVFNRDDDELGLDLVYDVAHNIAKFETHFNRRLLIHRKGATRALPPGHPSNPKKYMETGHPAIIPGSMGTASYVVVGTELARETFFSINHGAGRVLSRGAARKEISQQEFESAMADILYNTRNYKKVLDEAPQAYKDIDEVVNTLSEIGITRKIAKLRPLGVIKGEGD, via the coding sequence ATGATACGCTTAACGAAAATAGGGAAAAATAAATTTTTGCTTCCTAAAACAGGTAATATGAGGGTTGATGCAGTTGTATATTTGAGTGAAAAGCTTTTTCGAGATTTTCAGGAAGGAGAAGCCCTGGAACAGCTAAAAAACGCGGCAACCCTTCCGGGAGTATACGGGGTGGTAATAGGGATGCCCGATATCCATTCGGGGTTTGGTTTACCAATCGGGGGAGTAATGGCTACCCGGGTTGAAGATGGGGTAATCTCTGCCGGCGGGGTTGGAATGGATATTAACTGTGGGGTGCGGCTGTTATCCACCAGCATTCCGGCAGACGAACTGGATAAAAGGTTTTTGAGGAAGCTTATGGATGCCATTGAAGATAGGATACCTACGGGCATAGGCAAAGGGAGCAGACACGGGAATTTATACAAGTCCCATTTTAAAGAAATAGTTCAACGGGGAGCTATAAAACTGATAGAAATGGGTTATGGCAGGGAAGAGGACCTGGAGTGTATAGAAGAAAACGGCTGTTTGGATGGTGCAGATATAGCTGCAGTATCGGATGAAGCCGTTTCTAGAGGAAATCAGCTGGCTACCCTTGGCGGAGGTAACCATTTTATTGATTTAGGGGTTGTAGAGGATATCTATAATGAAAAGCTGGCGGAGGTCTTCGGCCTTAAAAAGGGCACCCTTTCTATCATGATACATACCGGGAGCCGAGGATTCGGTCACCAAATATGTACCGATTACACCAGGATAATGGTCAATACAGCGCCGCGTTACGGGATAGACCTTCCCGACAAGGGCCTTGCCTGTGTACCTATTAGTTCTGCAGAAGGAAGACAGTACTATAAAGCTATGTGCTGTGGAGTTAATTTTGCCTTTGCAAATCGTCAGTTGATTACTTATGATGTGAGGGAAGCCTTTAGGGAAGTATTTAATAGGGATGATGATGAACTGGGTCTTGACCTGGTGTATGATGTTGCCCATAACATTGCAAAGTTTGAAACCCATTTCAACCGGAGGCTGCTAATACACCGCAAGGGGGCAACCAGAGCCCTTCCTCCCGGTCATCCGTCAAATCCTAAAAAGTATATGGAAACAGGTCATCCGGCCATAATTCCCGGGAGTATGGGAACCGCTTCGTATGTAGTTGTTGGAACGGAATTGGCTCGTGAAACCTTCTTTTCAATAAACCACGGTGCGGGCAGAGTTTTATCCAGGGGCGCGGCTAGAAAGGAGATATCCCAACAGGAGTTTGAGTCAGCTATGGCCGATATACTTTATAATACCAGGAACTATAAAAAAGTCCTCGACGAGGCACCCCAGGCATATAAGGATATCGATGAGGTTGTAAATACCTTATCTGAGATCGGTATTACCAGAAAAATAGCTAAATTAAGGCCCCTAGGAGTTATAAAGGGTGAAGGGGATTAG
- a CDS encoding ferredoxin domain-containing protein, protein MKETVKLVAGLMAVSAKTAPKAKGEDFLEIKVLEDKELDVLADAMIEFGKESGKINFDRDGENIRRSQAVFLISLNKPRVAGLNCGACGFPQCSQLEVKKGPEFEGGLCAWRLIDLGIAIGSAVKTASILNVDNRIMYRIGVVAKRLGLISGEIVVGIPLSVTGKNIYFDR, encoded by the coding sequence ATGAAAGAGACGGTAAAGCTTGTGGCAGGTTTGATGGCGGTGTCTGCGAAAACGGCTCCCAAGGCTAAGGGGGAGGATTTTCTAGAAATAAAGGTATTGGAAGATAAAGAACTGGATGTTCTTGCCGATGCTATGATAGAATTCGGTAAAGAATCGGGGAAAATAAATTTTGATAGGGACGGAGAAAACATTAGAAGGTCTCAAGCCGTTTTCCTTATATCCCTAAATAAGCCAAGAGTTGCAGGCTTGAACTGTGGGGCCTGCGGTTTTCCCCAGTGCAGCCAGCTGGAGGTAAAGAAAGGCCCGGAGTTTGAAGGTGGATTATGTGCATGGAGGTTAATCGATTTAGGGATAGCGATCGGTTCAGCCGTCAAAACGGCAAGTATACTAAATGTTGACAACAGGATTATGTACAGGATTGGAGTTGTTGCTAAGCGTTTGGGCCTAATCTCAGGGGAGATAGTAGTCGGTATTCCCCTTTCTGTTACCGGAAAAAATATTTACTTTGATAGATAA
- a CDS encoding YtrH family sporulation protein has translation MLIKVLKEFLLPFFTALGVVLGASIIGSLGTLLTFGSPLQTMGNLAKNVRIWALVVAIGGTFSTIRIIESGIFGGEIIALARQVVVILGAFLGSYLGYWIIINIVGSGSKP, from the coding sequence ATGCTTATTAAGGTCTTGAAAGAGTTCCTTTTACCGTTTTTTACAGCATTAGGAGTAGTTTTAGGAGCATCTATAATTGGTTCTCTCGGGACCCTTTTAACCTTCGGTTCCCCCCTTCAAACTATGGGGAATTTAGCAAAAAATGTAAGAATATGGGCTTTGGTAGTTGCAATCGGCGGAACCTTTTCAACCATAAGGATAATTGAATCGGGGATTTTCGGCGGAGAAATAATCGCATTGGCCCGACAGGTTGTGGTAATACTGGGGGCTTTTTTAGGGTCATATCTGGGTTACTGGATAATCATAAATATTGTAGGGAGTGGATCAAAACCATGA
- a CDS encoding cation:proton antiporter, producing the protein MENLLYFSVLLMAGFITGKFVNILKLPSVTGYLLSGIIIGPYGFNIIPFNFIESMDFLKSAALAFIAFSIGSEFETTVLKKLGKSVFIVTIIQALAASLMVIIVMFFIFDQSLSLSLLLGAIAAATAPAATVMVIKQYEAKGPLTQTLLSVVALDDAVCVILFGVMLTIIKSLSSTGSEGNITLMLLHPFLEIIGSFALGMGASILTIILLKLTRSREEIAVIGSAIVIGVSVLAEKLGFSSLLTSMVLGGILANTTPNIRKIFSATSNITPPIYVAFFTFAGLTLEIGLLSKVGLIGIGYIFARAMGKILGCVIGGRLSKSPEVVTKYLGLGMLPQAGVAIGLSMIAKQQFPKIGNTISTVVLTGVVVYELIGPILAKIAIERAGEITSNPLHPL; encoded by the coding sequence ATGGAAAATTTACTTTATTTTAGTGTTCTTCTGATGGCCGGCTTCATAACCGGTAAATTTGTGAATATTTTAAAACTACCTTCAGTAACAGGGTATTTACTATCAGGTATAATCATAGGTCCATATGGGTTTAATATAATCCCTTTTAATTTTATAGAATCAATGGATTTCTTAAAATCTGCAGCACTGGCTTTTATAGCTTTTTCAATAGGTAGTGAATTTGAGACAACTGTATTGAAGAAATTAGGGAAATCTGTCTTTATTGTAACGATAATTCAAGCCCTCGCAGCCTCTTTAATGGTGATAATAGTTATGTTTTTTATTTTTGACCAGTCACTGTCTTTGAGCTTACTCTTGGGGGCTATTGCTGCTGCTACAGCCCCAGCAGCAACAGTAATGGTAATAAAGCAGTATGAAGCAAAAGGGCCTTTAACCCAAACCCTATTATCCGTTGTAGCCTTAGATGATGCAGTATGTGTAATTCTATTCGGTGTTATGTTGACTATAATAAAATCTCTAAGTTCCACCGGTTCTGAAGGGAATATCACCCTAATGCTCTTACATCCTTTTCTTGAAATCATAGGTTCCTTTGCCTTAGGAATGGGAGCCAGCATTTTAACTATCATTCTACTGAAATTAACTCGCTCAAGAGAAGAAATCGCTGTAATCGGAAGTGCTATAGTTATAGGAGTATCGGTATTAGCTGAAAAATTAGGGTTTTCGTCATTGCTAACATCAATGGTGCTGGGAGGAATACTGGCAAACACAACACCAAATATCAGAAAAATCTTTTCTGCCACCTCAAACATAACACCCCCTATCTATGTTGCTTTTTTTACCTTTGCCGGTTTAACCCTGGAAATCGGTCTCCTTTCCAAAGTAGGTTTAATCGGAATTGGCTATATATTTGCGAGGGCAATGGGTAAAATTCTGGGATGTGTCATTGGTGGCAGGCTTAGCAAGAGCCCTGAAGTGGTAACGAAATACCTCGGATTAGGTATGCTTCCACAGGCCGGTGTAGCTATAGGTCTCAGCATGATAGCCAAACAGCAATTTCCCAAAATAGGAAATACCATTTCTACTGTAGTTCTAACCGGAGTTGTAGTATATGAATTAATTGGTCCTATACTGGCTAAAATAGCTATCGAAAGGGCAGGGGAAATAACTTCTAATCCCCTTCACCCTTTATAA